The Halomonas sp. 7T genome contains a region encoding:
- the mtnB gene encoding methylthioribulose 1-phosphate dehydratase, giving the protein MMTLQNELLDAISWAAQQGWTPATGGNFSARTETGYWVTASGRDKTRIQADDLLLCNLDGKMLEGNGKPSAESDLHAALYRLDPTIHCVLHTHTVASTVLSRRFPQGIKLSGFEMQKALAGNVTHDATITLPVVPNSQDMEELAEHVRSGWPMPWGFLVAGHGIYAVGDSIASCRRHLEAIEFLLACVLEENR; this is encoded by the coding sequence ATGATGACGCTACAAAATGAACTGCTGGATGCCATTTCATGGGCGGCGCAGCAGGGCTGGACGCCCGCCACCGGCGGCAATTTTTCCGCCCGGACTGAAACGGGCTATTGGGTGACTGCCTCTGGCCGGGATAAAACCCGCATTCAAGCCGATGATCTGTTGCTCTGCAACCTGGATGGCAAGATGCTTGAAGGCAACGGCAAGCCGAGCGCAGAAAGCGATCTACATGCCGCGCTGTATCGGCTAGACCCGACCATTCACTGCGTGCTGCACACTCACACCGTGGCCAGCACGGTGCTCTCACGTCGCTTCCCCCAGGGCATAAAGCTAAGCGGTTTTGAGATGCAAAAGGCGCTAGCGGGCAATGTCACCCACGACGCTACCATTACGTTACCGGTGGTGCCCAACTCCCAGGATATGGAAGAACTAGCCGAGCATGTACGCAGCGGCTGGCCCATGCCCTGGGGCTTTTTAGTGGCAGGGCACGGCATTTACGCCGTGGGCGATAGTATCGCCAGCTGTCGCCGCCACTTGGAAGCCATCGAGTTTTTACTCGCCTGTGTTCTCGAAGAGAATCGGTGA
- a CDS encoding YgjV family protein: MLDNLSHSAIAGQFFGLVALVICVVAFASKNDDRLLVLLISANVAFALQFVFFESWTAAALTVLVIVRIVLARRYLGSKVVMSGVLLASGIAAALTWQSWVDMLPMMAMVIGTVGMFLLRGIAMRVCLGLAALAWMLNNLLIGTVGGTIAEGLIVVTNIVTIIRLMRAKRRYPDVFENPEGLAPITKNDHPI; this comes from the coding sequence ATGTTAGATAACCTAAGCCATAGTGCTATTGCCGGTCAGTTCTTTGGCTTGGTGGCGCTGGTAATATGCGTGGTGGCTTTTGCCAGCAAAAATGATGATCGCTTGTTGGTACTGCTGATCTCCGCCAATGTGGCGTTTGCGCTGCAGTTTGTATTTTTTGAAAGCTGGACGGCGGCAGCGCTTACGGTGTTAGTGATTGTGCGCATTGTACTTGCTAGGCGCTATCTAGGAAGCAAAGTTGTTATGTCGGGCGTGCTGCTGGCCAGCGGTATTGCTGCCGCTTTAACGTGGCAAAGCTGGGTCGATATGTTACCCATGATGGCCATGGTAATAGGCACGGTTGGTATGTTTTTACTGCGTGGCATCGCCATGCGGGTATGCCTAGGGCTGGCCGCCTTAGCTTGGATGCTGAACAACCTGTTGATTGGCACTGTCGGCGGTACTATTGCAGAAGGGCTGATTGTGGTCACTAACATCGTCACGATTATTCGCTTGATGCGGGCTAAACGAAGATATCCTGACGTATTTGAAAACCCCGAAGGGCTAGCCCCGATTACCAAAAATGATCACCCGATCTAG
- a CDS encoding DksA/TraR family C4-type zinc finger protein, whose translation MAGGWAKDGAEQEQIESTVDDAVQRARSQLPRGESLEVCEECGDPIPEPRRKAIPGVRFCIVCQAALDKKQSGFSGYNRRGSKDSQLR comes from the coding sequence ATGGCCGGTGGATGGGCAAAAGATGGCGCCGAACAAGAACAGATTGAGAGCACGGTAGATGACGCGGTGCAGCGTGCCCGTAGCCAACTGCCCCGTGGCGAGAGCCTTGAAGTGTGTGAGGAGTGTGGTGACCCCATACCCGAGCCGCGCCGTAAAGCAATTCCTGGGGTTCGTTTCTGTATTGTTTGTCAGGCAGCGTTAGACAAAAAACAGTCAGGTTTTAGTGGCTATAATCGGCGCGGGAGTAAAGACAGCCAGCTGCGTTAA
- the recQ gene encoding DNA helicase RecQ, translating to MHGAPHPAALKVLQEVFGYDSFRGPQQAIIEHVMAGGDALVLMPTGGGKSLCYQIPALLREGTAIVVSPLIALMQDQVAALQQNGVRAAYLNSSLDYHEAVEVENRLRAGELDLLYVAPERLATARMQVLLEQTKIALFAIDEAHCVSQWGHDFRPEYRQLSHLHQRFPQVPRIALTATADVPTRGDIMEHLQLQEAALYNSGFDRPNIRYHIAENQGNAKEQLLRFIREHHDGEAGIVYCLSRRKVEETAAWLERQGLTALPYHAGLPPEQRQHHQTRFLREDGVVVVATIAFGMGIDKPDVRFVAHLNLPKSIEAYYQETGRAGRDGLPADAWMAYGLQDVITLRQMQQDSSAADQQKRIEQQKLDAMLGLCEIISCRRQALLHYFGDHLNSPCGNCDNCLTPPETWEATVAAQKALSCVYRTEQRFGVTYLVDVLLGKHNERITRFGHDRLSTFGIGKELSANEWKALFRQLIASGYLSVDMEGHGGIKLTANAKPVLRGEHSLTLRKPSKAKATRRGSKGASATLPHGELWEALRQHRRKLAEAQGVPAYVIFHDATLAELVEQNPQNMEALGAISGIGTRKLADYGEGFLAVILAHQKTE from the coding sequence ATGCACGGCGCCCCCCATCCAGCAGCCCTCAAGGTACTGCAGGAAGTATTTGGCTACGATAGCTTTCGCGGCCCCCAGCAGGCGATCATCGAGCATGTAATGGCTGGGGGCGATGCGCTGGTACTGATGCCCACCGGCGGTGGCAAGTCGCTGTGCTATCAGATCCCGGCACTCTTGCGCGAAGGCACCGCGATTGTGGTATCGCCGCTGATCGCGCTGATGCAGGATCAGGTGGCGGCACTTCAGCAAAACGGGGTTAGGGCGGCCTACCTTAACTCCAGTCTTGATTACCATGAGGCGGTCGAAGTGGAAAACCGCCTGCGAGCGGGCGAGCTGGATCTTTTATATGTGGCGCCGGAACGGCTGGCCACGGCGCGTATGCAGGTGTTGCTGGAGCAGACCAAGATTGCGCTGTTCGCCATTGATGAAGCCCACTGTGTTTCCCAGTGGGGCCACGATTTTCGCCCCGAGTATCGCCAGCTCTCCCATCTGCATCAGCGCTTTCCCCAGGTGCCGCGCATTGCCCTAACCGCCACCGCCGATGTGCCCACCCGAGGCGATATCATGGAGCATCTGCAGCTCCAGGAGGCGGCGCTTTACAACAGCGGCTTTGACCGGCCCAACATCCGCTACCATATCGCCGAAAATCAGGGTAACGCCAAGGAACAGCTGCTGCGCTTTATCCGCGAGCACCACGACGGCGAGGCGGGTATCGTCTACTGCCTTTCCCGGCGCAAGGTGGAGGAGACCGCCGCCTGGCTGGAACGTCAGGGGCTAACCGCGCTGCCCTACCACGCCGGGCTGCCCCCCGAGCAGCGCCAGCACCACCAGACCCGTTTTCTGCGTGAAGATGGTGTGGTCGTGGTGGCCACCATCGCCTTTGGCATGGGCATCGACAAACCGGACGTGCGCTTTGTCGCCCACCTTAACCTGCCCAAGAGCATTGAAGCCTACTACCAGGAAACCGGCCGCGCCGGGCGCGATGGACTGCCCGCCGATGCCTGGATGGCCTACGGGCTTCAGGACGTGATCACGCTGCGTCAGATGCAGCAGGACTCCAGCGCTGCCGACCAGCAAAAGCGCATTGAGCAGCAGAAACTCGACGCCATGCTGGGGCTTTGCGAAATCATCAGCTGCCGCCGCCAGGCGCTGCTTCATTACTTTGGCGATCATCTGAATTCGCCCTGCGGCAATTGCGATAACTGCCTGACCCCGCCCGAGACCTGGGAGGCCACCGTGGCGGCGCAGAAGGCGCTGTCGTGCGTCTACCGCACCGAGCAGCGCTTCGGCGTGACCTATCTGGTGGATGTACTACTAGGTAAACATAACGAGCGGATCACCCGTTTTGGCCACGACCGCCTCAGCACCTTCGGTATTGGCAAAGAACTCTCGGCTAACGAGTGGAAAGCGCTCTTTCGCCAACTGATTGCCAGCGGCTATTTAAGTGTGGACATGGAGGGCCACGGCGGCATTAAGCTCACGGCCAACGCCAAGCCGGTGCTGCGCGGCGAACACTCGCTTACCCTGCGCAAACCAAGCAAGGCCAAGGCCACCCGGCGGGGCAGCAAAGGGGCCTCGGCCACGCTGCCCCATGGCGAGCTTTGGGAAGCCCTGCGCCAGCACCGTCGGAAACTGGCCGAGGCCCAGGGCGTGCCCGCCTATGTAATTTTCCACGACGCCACCCTGGCTGAACTGGTCGAACAGAACCCCCAAAACATGGAGGCACTGGGCGCGATTTCGGGCATTGGCACACGTAAACTTGCGGATTACGGTGAAGGCTTTCTGGCCGTTATTCTGGCGCACCAGAAAACCGAATGA
- the mtnA gene encoding S-methyl-5-thioribose-1-phosphate isomerase, translated as MPQLQSRSLRVNADHLEYLDQTQLPQVEQWVRCGSPEAWQGAVKNLAIRGAPLIGLSAAFVLAQYAARHPGGDWQLVSDRLRATRPTAVNLMYCLDAMEACFERGANALTERAAALFAEDRALCQRMAERGADLLQPGERVLTHCNTGALATAGVGTAIGALAVAKQRGVELQVYVDETRPLLQGGRLTAWEMADLGIPYQLIADSMAASLMAAGKVDKVMVGADRICANGDFANKVGTYMLAVIAHYHQVPFYVVAPYTTVDPACATGADIPIEQRDAAEIRGVAGAFGEVVWAPEDAPVWNPAFDVTPAELVTGWVMDTGVFDAAAIARGEHCQGRD; from the coding sequence ATGCCTCAACTTCAATCACGCAGTTTGCGGGTTAATGCCGACCACCTTGAGTATTTGGATCAAACCCAACTGCCCCAAGTAGAACAGTGGGTGCGCTGTGGCTCGCCTGAAGCGTGGCAGGGCGCGGTTAAAAATCTCGCTATTCGCGGCGCGCCGCTGATTGGCTTGAGCGCAGCCTTTGTGCTGGCGCAGTATGCCGCGCGCCATCCAGGCGGTGATTGGCAGTTGGTAAGCGACCGCTTACGCGCCACTCGCCCCACGGCAGTTAACTTAATGTACTGCTTAGATGCCATGGAAGCCTGCTTTGAGCGCGGCGCCAATGCCCTGACCGAGCGTGCCGCCGCGCTGTTTGCCGAAGACCGGGCGCTATGCCAGCGTATGGCCGAGCGGGGCGCTGATCTTTTACAGCCGGGCGAGCGGGTGCTGACTCACTGCAACACCGGGGCGCTGGCCACCGCAGGGGTGGGTACCGCGATTGGCGCGCTTGCAGTCGCCAAACAGCGCGGCGTTGAGCTGCAGGTGTATGTGGATGAAACACGCCCATTGCTGCAGGGTGGCCGTTTAACCGCCTGGGAAATGGCGGATTTGGGGATTCCCTATCAGCTGATTGCTGACAGCATGGCCGCCAGCCTAATGGCGGCGGGCAAAGTAGATAAAGTGATGGTGGGCGCTGACCGCATCTGTGCCAACGGCGACTTTGCCAACAAAGTGGGCACTTACATGCTGGCGGTGATCGCTCACTATCATCAGGTGCCGTTCTATGTGGTGGCCCCCTACACCACGGTAGACCCCGCCTGCGCCACCGGTGCAGATATTCCCATTGAACAGCGCGACGCTGCCGAAATACGTGGCGTTGCTGGCGCCTTTGGGGAAGTGGTGTGGGCGCCTGAAGATGCACCCGTATGGAACCCCGCCTTTGATGTGACGCCTGCGGAGCTTGTCACCGGTTGGGTGATGGACACAGGCGTGTTTGATGCGGCTGCTATCGCGCGTGGCGAGCATTGCCAGGGGCGGGATTAA
- the mtnC gene encoding acireductone synthase, producing MSNPAVRAIVTDIEGTTTDISFVHKVLFPYAHAKLPDFLRASAEAPAVAEQVDAVRREMGEPDASLDAVIAQLLHWIETDQKVTPLKALQGMVWADGYQRGDFTGHVYSDVAPTLRHWKASGKALYIYSSGSVQAQKLLFGYSDEGDLTPLFSGYFDTHIGHKRDVAAYQRIVAELDLPAEAVLFLSDVVEELDSAKQAGMQTLQLVREGTQAGNVHACVTRFDEIAL from the coding sequence ATGAGTAACCCAGCTGTACGCGCGATTGTGACCGATATTGAAGGCACCACCACGGATATCAGTTTCGTGCATAAGGTGCTGTTTCCCTACGCCCACGCCAAGTTGCCCGACTTTCTACGCGCTAGCGCAGAGGCGCCAGCCGTTGCCGAGCAGGTCGATGCCGTGCGCCGTGAAATGGGCGAGCCTGATGCCTCACTGGACGCCGTCATTGCCCAGCTACTGCACTGGATCGAGACCGACCAAAAAGTCACGCCGCTAAAAGCCTTGCAGGGCATGGTGTGGGCGGATGGTTATCAGCGCGGCGACTTTACAGGCCACGTGTATAGCGACGTGGCCCCCACCCTGCGTCACTGGAAAGCGTCAGGCAAAGCGCTATACATCTACTCGTCAGGCTCGGTGCAAGCGCAAAAACTGCTGTTTGGCTATAGCGACGAGGGCGATTTGACCCCCCTATTCAGCGGCTACTTTGATACTCATATCGGACATAAACGTGACGTTGCCGCCTATCAGCGCATTGTGGCTGAGCTTGACCTACCGGCGGAGGCAGTACTGTTCTTATCAGATGTGGTTGAAGAACTAGACTCCGCCAAGCAGGCGGGCATGCAGACGCTGCAGTTGGTGCGCGAAGGCACCCAGGCGGGCAATGTTCACGCCTGCGTCACCCGCTTTGATGAGATTGCCCTGTAG
- the mtnK gene encoding S-methyl-5-thioribose kinase encodes MTDQQYCALSVETLSQRLGGVDDVASRVGGNSSTWRVREVGDGNLNLVFIVSGSTGSVVVKQALPYVRMVGESWPLPLYRAHFEYYALVRQAQRAPGIAPEVLYFDKPQALIVMEYLYPHTILRRKLINGERVTQLGETIGEFCARMAFRGSELSLSSPEKKQDVGLFSGNVAIPAITESLVFTDPYYGAEMNHHTPELSPVVDELRRNARLKAKVQRLLMKFTANTETMLHGDLHSGSIMATDTDVRVIDPEFSQYGPMAFDLGMAVANFLMAYFSQPAHRPEDECEAYQEWILEVIEACFTRFDAEFRHLWQTERTGILFPKSLFEEQGNSADDACDALLEEIRLDALAYCGIEMHRRVLSLAHNADFEEIKDTALRAKLEARNVLMGQALILEPEAYSDLSALAELARAYNQQEVL; translated from the coding sequence GTGACTGATCAACAGTACTGTGCGCTCAGTGTTGAGACACTTTCCCAGCGGCTAGGTGGCGTGGATGACGTCGCGAGCCGGGTAGGGGGCAATTCGTCAACCTGGCGAGTTCGCGAAGTGGGCGATGGCAACCTGAACCTTGTGTTTATCGTTTCAGGCAGTACCGGCAGTGTAGTAGTGAAGCAGGCGCTGCCTTATGTGCGCATGGTGGGCGAAAGCTGGCCGCTGCCGCTTTACCGTGCCCACTTTGAATATTATGCCTTAGTGCGTCAGGCCCAGCGTGCGCCGGGTATTGCGCCTGAGGTGCTTTATTTCGACAAACCCCAAGCGCTGATCGTCATGGAGTACCTCTATCCGCACACGATTCTGCGCCGCAAGCTGATCAACGGTGAGCGTGTTACTCAGCTTGGTGAAACCATCGGTGAATTCTGCGCGCGCATGGCGTTTCGTGGCTCGGAACTATCACTGAGCAGTCCTGAGAAGAAGCAGGATGTGGGGCTGTTTTCAGGCAATGTCGCCATTCCTGCCATCACCGAATCATTGGTGTTTACCGACCCCTATTACGGCGCTGAAATGAACCACCATACGCCGGAGCTTTCGCCGGTAGTGGATGAGCTACGCCGTAATGCGCGGTTAAAAGCCAAGGTTCAGCGGCTGTTGATGAAGTTCACTGCTAACACCGAAACCATGCTCCACGGTGATCTTCACTCCGGCTCCATTATGGCCACGGATACTGACGTACGGGTCATTGATCCTGAGTTCTCTCAGTACGGGCCGATGGCGTTTGACCTGGGCATGGCGGTGGCTAACTTCCTAATGGCTTATTTCAGCCAACCGGCTCATCGCCCGGAAGATGAGTGTGAGGCGTATCAGGAATGGATTCTTGAGGTGATTGAGGCGTGCTTTACCCGCTTTGACGCCGAATTCCGCCATCTATGGCAAACCGAGCGCACCGGTATTCTGTTTCCCAAATCGCTATTTGAAGAGCAGGGCAATAGCGCCGACGACGCCTGCGATGCGCTGCTGGAGGAGATCCGTCTGGACGCACTGGCCTACTGCGGGATTGAAATGCACCGTCGCGTACTGTCGCTGGCTCATAACGCCGACTTTGAAGAGATTAAAGACACCGCGCTGCGCGCTAAGCTTGAAGCACGCAATGTGCTAATGGGCCAAGCGCTGATTCTAGAGCCGGAAGCCTACAGCGATCTTAGCGCGCTGGCAGAGCTAGCCCGGGCGTATAACCAGCAAGAGGTGCTGTAA
- a CDS encoding ABC transporter substrate-binding protein, with protein sequence MRARIPFALSALTAGLLSAGQAAANDPTVLTMYYPVAVGGALTDVVDGLVEEFETEYPDIDVEAIYAGNYDDTRVRAMSAMEAGETPQLSVMFSIDLYELIEQNAIVAFDDLVETDEEREWLDGFYPGLMENGQLDGKTYGIPFQRSTIVLFWNKDAFEAAGLDPETPPENWQEMAEMAATVREASNGEQWGVMVPSTGYPYWMFQAFAFQNGHRLMSEDGTEVYFDDPAAVEALEYWVSLATEHNAMPDGTIEWGTLRQNFLEESTAMMWHTTGNLTAVRSEANFDFGVAMLPMKTQRGSPTGGGNFYIFEDTTEEEQRAAMTFIRWMTAPERAAAWSIETGYMGVSPAAYETDALQGYVEEFPPAAVARDQLEHGTAELSTYQGGRIRRALDNAVQAALTGQMTAQEALSQAQQEADSVLRRYAR encoded by the coding sequence ATGCGTGCCCGTATCCCCTTTGCTCTTTCTGCACTCACCGCTGGCCTGCTAAGCGCCGGTCAAGCTGCCGCCAACGACCCCACTGTACTCACCATGTACTATCCCGTTGCCGTGGGCGGTGCGCTCACCGATGTGGTCGATGGATTGGTTGAAGAGTTTGAGACCGAATACCCGGATATCGATGTAGAAGCCATCTACGCCGGTAACTACGACGACACCCGCGTGCGCGCCATGTCGGCGATGGAAGCGGGTGAAACGCCGCAGCTGTCGGTCATGTTCTCCATCGATCTGTACGAGCTGATTGAGCAGAACGCCATCGTCGCCTTTGATGACCTGGTCGAAACTGATGAAGAGCGCGAATGGCTCGATGGCTTCTACCCAGGGCTGATGGAAAATGGCCAACTGGATGGCAAAACCTACGGCATCCCCTTCCAGCGCTCCACCATCGTACTGTTCTGGAACAAAGACGCCTTTGAAGCCGCTGGCCTAGATCCCGAAACACCTCCAGAAAACTGGCAAGAGATGGCCGAGATGGCCGCTACCGTGCGCGAAGCCTCCAATGGCGAGCAGTGGGGCGTGATGGTGCCATCGACCGGCTACCCCTACTGGATGTTCCAGGCCTTTGCCTTTCAGAACGGCCACCGGCTAATGAGCGAAGATGGCACCGAGGTCTACTTCGACGACCCCGCAGCGGTTGAAGCGCTGGAGTATTGGGTATCGCTAGCCACCGAGCACAATGCCATGCCCGACGGCACCATTGAGTGGGGCACGCTGCGCCAGAACTTCCTAGAAGAGTCCACGGCCATGATGTGGCACACCACGGGCAACCTGACCGCGGTGCGCAGCGAAGCCAATTTTGATTTTGGCGTCGCTATGCTGCCGATGAAAACCCAGCGCGGCAGCCCCACCGGCGGCGGTAACTTCTACATTTTTGAAGATACGACAGAAGAAGAGCAGCGCGCAGCGATGACCTTTATCCGCTGGATGACCGCTCCCGAGCGAGCTGCCGCCTGGTCGATTGAAACCGGCTATATGGGCGTTAGCCCCGCCGCCTACGAAACCGACGCGCTGCAAGGCTATGTGGAAGAGTTCCCACCTGCCGCGGTCGCCCGCGACCAGCTTGAACACGGCACAGCAGAGCTTTCCACTTACCAGGGTGGCCGCATTCGCCGCGCCTTGGATAACGCCGTGCAAGCAGCGCTGACCGGCCAAATGACAGCGCAAGAAGCGCTTAGCCAGGCGCAGCAAGAGGCCGATAGCGTGTTACGCCGCTACGCCCGCTAA
- a CDS encoding carbohydrate ABC transporter permease, with the protein MSFTNHRKMQLYGALLLLPAAVLLTTFAYLPTVTTVINSLFLPGFRGAPTEFVGLENYQVLFDDPTFWKVARNNLIYAVGTIPTSIALALGMALFVNGKLRGRGFVRMAYFTPTILPMIAAANIWMFFYAPQIGLFNKLLGMLGFSGVNWLGDPNLALSSVIVMSVWKEAGFFMIFYLAALQSMPPELKEAADLEGTSRWSFFWRVTFPLLMPTTLFVLINALINSVRVVDHLFILTKGGPNNATNLLLYYVYENAFSFFDRTTAATITVVILLVLAVVATLKFTILDRRTHYQ; encoded by the coding sequence ATGTCATTCACCAACCACCGCAAAATGCAGCTCTATGGCGCGCTTCTGCTACTGCCCGCTGCAGTACTGCTGACGACTTTTGCTTATTTACCGACCGTGACGACGGTCATTAACAGTCTGTTTTTACCCGGCTTTCGCGGTGCACCCACTGAATTCGTAGGCCTTGAAAATTATCAGGTGTTGTTCGATGACCCGACGTTTTGGAAAGTAGCGCGTAACAACTTAATCTACGCCGTCGGTACGATTCCTACGTCTATCGCGCTGGCTTTGGGTATGGCGCTATTCGTCAATGGCAAGCTTCGCGGTCGGGGCTTTGTGCGCATGGCCTACTTTACGCCGACGATTCTACCCATGATCGCTGCCGCCAATATCTGGATGTTTTTCTATGCGCCGCAAATTGGCCTATTCAATAAACTGCTCGGTATGCTGGGCTTTTCTGGGGTGAACTGGCTTGGCGATCCAAACCTTGCATTAAGTTCGGTGATCGTGATGTCGGTGTGGAAGGAGGCCGGCTTTTTTATGATCTTCTACTTGGCGGCGCTACAGAGTATGCCACCCGAGTTAAAAGAGGCGGCTGATTTAGAAGGCACTAGCCGCTGGAGCTTCTTTTGGCGCGTCACCTTTCCACTACTCATGCCCACCACGCTGTTTGTGCTCATCAATGCGCTGATTAACTCGGTACGGGTCGTGGATCACCTATTTATCTTGACCAAGGGTGGGCCCAACAACGCCACCAACCTGCTGCTCTACTACGTCTACGAGAATGCCTTCTCGTTCTTTGACCGCACCACGGCAGCCACCATTACGGTGGTGATTCTGCTAGTGCTCGCGGTAGTGGCCACGCTTAAGTTCACGATTTTAGATCGCAGGACGCACTATCAATGA
- a CDS encoding 1,2-dihydroxy-3-keto-5-methylthiopentene dioxygenase, with amino-acid sequence MSQLKVFADQNPNDALVDTADGEQITAELNKVGVLFERWATPGEIAADATQEDILALYQEDIDRVKALGGYQTVDVLHMVPSHPDKDAMRQKFLNEHRHHEDEVRFFVKGQGLFCLHIEDKVYQVLCSRNDLISVPANTPHWFDMGPAPEFTALRFFDNVEGWVPHWTESDIAGKFDRIDQL; translated from the coding sequence ATGTCGCAACTGAAAGTATTTGCCGATCAGAACCCTAACGATGCTCTAGTGGACACCGCTGACGGCGAGCAGATTACCGCCGAGCTAAACAAGGTGGGCGTGCTGTTTGAGCGCTGGGCCACGCCAGGAGAGATCGCCGCTGACGCCACCCAGGAAGATATTTTGGCACTCTACCAAGAAGATATTGACCGGGTGAAAGCCCTGGGCGGCTATCAAACCGTCGATGTGCTGCATATGGTGCCCTCACACCCCGACAAAGACGCCATGCGTCAGAAGTTCTTAAATGAGCATCGCCATCACGAAGATGAAGTGCGCTTTTTCGTCAAAGGCCAGGGGCTGTTCTGCTTACATATTGAAGACAAAGTGTATCAGGTGCTGTGCTCTCGCAATGACCTGATTAGCGTGCCTGCCAATACGCCCCACTGGTTCGATATGGGCCCAGCGCCGGAATTCACCGCGCTACGCTTCTTCGATAACGTGGAAGGCTGGGTACCGCACTGGACAGAGAGCGATATCGCCGGGAAGTTTGATCGTATTGACCAACTGTGA
- a CDS encoding carbohydrate ABC transporter permease, translating into MNTTTSYAPRSRFFSIPALETVAAWLLAIIWIFPLLYAFWAAFHPSEFMVNFALFAPLTLENFTNAWSQAPFTRYYLNTFALVTGVVIGQFVICTLAAFAFARFPIPGKNVLFMLVLIQLFVFPEVLIVENYRIASELGLINTITGIGLPYVASALGIFLLRQTFKTIPRELEDAARIEGCNWLEILWKVYVPLAKPTYLAYGLASISHHWNNFIWPLVVTNSVESRPLTVGLGVFSAPETGVNWATVSAATLLSIAPLLIAFLLFQRQFVQSFLRAGIR; encoded by the coding sequence ATGAATACGACCACTTCCTATGCGCCCCGCTCCCGCTTCTTCTCAATTCCCGCGCTGGAAACCGTGGCCGCGTGGCTACTGGCGATTATTTGGATTTTTCCGCTGCTGTACGCCTTTTGGGCCGCCTTCCACCCCAGCGAGTTTATGGTGAACTTTGCGCTCTTTGCCCCGCTGACGCTGGAGAACTTCACTAACGCCTGGTCTCAAGCGCCCTTTACCCGCTACTACCTGAACACCTTTGCGCTGGTAACAGGGGTGGTGATTGGCCAGTTTGTGATCTGTACCCTGGCAGCGTTTGCCTTTGCGCGCTTTCCAATTCCCGGCAAAAACGTTCTGTTTATGCTGGTGCTGATTCAGCTCTTTGTGTTCCCAGAAGTGCTGATTGTCGAGAACTACCGCATCGCTAGTGAGCTGGGGCTGATCAACACCATCACCGGGATTGGCTTACCTTATGTGGCTAGCGCCCTGGGTATTTTTCTGCTCCGCCAAACGTTTAAAACCATTCCAAGGGAGCTGGAAGACGCCGCGCGTATCGAAGGCTGCAACTGGCTGGAAATTTTGTGGAAGGTGTACGTACCGCTAGCCAAGCCTACCTATCTTGCTTACGGGCTGGCCTCGATTAGCCACCACTGGAATAACTTTATCTGGCCATTAGTGGTGACCAACTCGGTAGAGAGCCGCCCGCTAACGGTAGGGTTAGGGGTATTTTCCGCGCCCGAAACCGGCGTTAACTGGGCGACCGTTAGCGCTGCGACGCTGTTAAGCATCGCCCCGCTGCTAATTGCCTTTTTGCTCTTCCAACGCCAGTTCGTGCAGTCGTTTTTAAGAGCGGGGATTCGCTAG